The DNA window CGTGTATGACAGTGTCGCACACCAGTGGCAGGAGTATGACATGAATCAAGATGGCTTAATCTCCTGGAATGAGTACAGAAACGTGACCTATGGCACTTATCTGGGTAAGGGGCAGGTTGGTCGGAGAAACCTCCTCCCAATAAAGCAGAAGGCAGAGGGCCTCTCGTCCCTTAAGGTCTCCAGTCCagggcggggggtgggtgggatgtggCTTACCCACCCGTGTTCAGAGAACACCAAGCTCTGTTTCCCCTTCCGAAGGAGGACACCATTGTTCTCTGTTCACATGGACTGCTTCAAATTTCTGTCAGTGATTCAGAAGAAGCTCATAAAGCGTGAACTTTGAATGGGGATGTCAGAGAATACCTCTGCTTTATTGATGCTTGGATCAACCTTCCTACAATAGTCTGAGCACAGTTTTATGCGTAATAATTGCTTCATGGCCATCTGCCCTTTCCTCTTGTGTCGGCATTCCCTGAGGTCTTTGATTAGGATGTTCTTCCCTGACTGGGTGCCCTCCGGAAGGGTGGGGCTACAACCTGGCCCCAACGTTATGGGAGTTTTGAGTCGGATAGATCTGGAAGTCCCCCTTCGGAGCGCTTGTGCTgcagaggaaggaaagccttTTGCAGTGCGGCAGACTTCCTAGGGCTGCTTAATTTTCCAAGCAGCATAGAGGATAACACATCCTAGTAAACATGGAACCCTCTCAGTAGCTAAAGCTTTGGTGGTGAGAAACACCCTGTGTTGAAATTTGGAAGGATCGGAGATTGCAGGGTGAGCTTGAAAAGGAGTGTGTTTCCTACAGGGTCCTTTTgaaggcggagggggggggagcagctgtGGCCCTTCCTTGTCTTCCAGGCATGGGCACATATTACCCGTGTGGGAGCTTTTTCCGCAACTACATGCCAAGAGACACacattttcctcctccacctgtgcaacttgattttaaaaaaaagctggtaGGGCCACTTGGGGACGTAACTTTGTGAGCCTAGGGCTGACCTGCCACCCACCCCTTTGTGTGCCCCTCTTTGCTATGCCGTGTGTTACCTGCTGTGTTGGGAAAGACTCCCTCGTTGGGATCACAACGTCCAGAATCCCCCGGCCAGTGTGGCCAGTGCTAGCAGAGGGgtgtggaagttgtagtctagaagaatgacttttccaagctctgggtaatGGCTACTTTGCCTTTCAGCAGAAATGATGTTCTTTAGCACCATAGTGGTGCTTGGCCTGCTATGTTCTGAGTGGGTGCTTTCAGGTGAGGGGAGCTAGAAATAgaaatgtcatgtgctgtcacGGTCTTTGTGTTCAAGGAGGCGCATGCGAAAAGGCGGTGTGCTTCATGCTGTAAAGAAGGGAGGCTTTCCAGAAGGAAGAAACACGTAGAGCAGGATTCCTGGTGCCACCGTGGAAAGCCTTGAGTCAATTGCGGACAAACATTCCTGCTTAGTTTGCGCTTTTGACTCTGGAGAATTTGAGCTGGTAAAAGGCTATTCCTCCCCTTGCATTGCAGCATGGTTTGGTTGGCCTCCTGTGCGGCAGTTCAGTTTTCCTCTGGGTACACAGATGAAAGCTTAGTTATCTGAGGGTATTTCCATTTGAAGGTTTTACCCAGCAGTTGCCCAGCCTGAGACTCTGGATTTTATGCTGAAAGGTGAGGGAATGAGGAAGGGATCTTCCCTTCTGTGCCTGTTGTGTCTTCCCACTCCTTCTTATTTAAATTGCCAGattgggaaggaggagagaagatgCTCCGTGAGCATGCCGCTTGTAGCGCTAAGAAGGGCACTGTCAGGAAGCACCCTCATGGGACCAAGCCATGGCTGTGATTAAAATGTTTCCAGAATGGGAGCACTTCCTGGGGAGCCAGGCCAAGAATTAGGGTCTGCTGAATCATGTGGCTAAAGCACTCCAGCTGCCCTTTGAACACAGCGCCCAAAGTTTCCGCAGCCTTCCCCTCATCCTTGGAGGTGGTGAAGTGGTGAGGATCCTGAGGCCCTGGTTTGAAGGGTCCCTGCCTCACTTTGCTGCTTAAAGGTTTGGTGAGGAAGAGTGGCACCTCCTCCTGCTTTCTGTAGAGTGCCAGGCACTCCACGCCACCACAGGGCCGGCAAAGGAGGCCTCCAAGCGACGGTCAGGAAGGGTGTCTTCCTTGAGTTTCAGTCCATGTGGGTGCTCAGCGCTCCGGCCTCCAGCCTGCTGGGCCCTCAACCAACTCAGCCTTTTTCCTGCTCTTCAGATGACCCCGATCCAGACGATGGCTTCAATTATAAACAGATGATGATGAGAGATGAGCGGAGGTTCAAAATGGCAGACAAAGATGGGGACCTGATTGCTACCAAGGAGGAGTTCACGGCTTTCTTGCATCCTGAGGAGTACGACTATATGAAGGACATCGTCGTGCAGGTGAGGGCCGTGATCCCGAGCCTTAGAGGTGCGAGATTGTTCCTTACACCAGGGGAGCGGATAAAGCGTTTCCGTGTGACAGGGCTCCTCCTCTGCTCAGCCCCGGCTGCAGAAGGCTTCTCGGACAGATGGCCCTGGCATTCCCTCCGAAATAAGCCTTGGCCTGGAGAGGAGGGGGTCTGGGTTTGCAGAGCAGCGGCAAAGGCCAACTTTCTGGGTCTCCAGGTGTCACGGTGAAGCGCTGGGAAGGGAGTAGGGGACAGGGCTTCCTGCCCCGAGCCTGCATGGCCCTTTCGGGCCCTTGTAAGCTTTGATTTGCTGTAGttttcatcctttaaaaaaaatttttattaAGTCATTACCTGCCCCTGGAAGCAACTCTTCTACCACCCATGTCATGATTCTGGGGTTTACCAAAGCACAAGAGTAACCTGTGATGCTCCTCCTGATTTTTTTGAACAGGAAACCATGGAAGACATTGACAAGAATGGGGATGGCTTCATCGACCTGGAGGAGTACATAGGTGAGCGATGGgcctcttttcccctctcctcttcttttccccggGAGCTCACTTTTCGGTCACTCTGCAACCTGGTTAttcctctgtttgttttgttctgctctGCTTTACTTaatttagttttcttttgttttgccacTGCTCTGTGCTGAGCCCCTGACCAACAGGGTTGCTCAAAAGTTTCACTGAGTTGACTGAATCAGATGAAACGGTTCAGGTgcattttgtgggggggggggaatgcaggcCTGTCCTGAGGCGTCATCCTGTCTTTCCACAGGGGATATGTACAGCCACAACGGTGATGCCGAAGAACCAGAGTGGGTGAAGACTGAGCGGGAACAATTCGTAGAGTTCCGGGACAAGAACCGTGACGGGAAGATGGACAAGGAGGAGACCAAGGACTGGATCCTCCCCTCGGATTACGATCACGCCGAGGCAGAAGCACGGCACCTTGTGTACGAGTCCGATCAGAACAAGGTCAGCTGGTGCAGGGCGAAAGGACTGTTGGCCACAGGGAGGGGGCGTCCCAGAGGCCAGCATaccttgggggggagggaatcttgAGTCAGCCCCTCCTTTCCCATTGAGCTTCCCCAGGGCAGAAGTGGTTCCTGCCGGGTGGTCTCCAGCGTTGGGACCACCTGGATAAGGGCACCTTCGTGTCTTGCTGGAGGGTTCCTGCCCTTTGCCCTCTTGGCCAGGGCCTCGTATTGAATTCCAGCCCTTTGCTACGTGATGTGCCTTATAACCGTGGTGGTATGATGCTCCAGGCGTCATGTACCTAACAGACTGGCGgtccaatttgttttttttttaaatctgccaaGAATTCCTGTGTCCTTCCTGTTGAAACACAAGAGCTACCACAAGGGCCCAGCTTTGCTACtctcagcaaggcttgttttgGGAAATTGGGTGGTGGTTTACACCCTAGATCGGCAGTTGCAGGAGAGCCGGAAGTGACACGTCCCATGCGTTAGTCTTAGATTATAACAGAATCAGGTCTGTGGACCACAGCCGGCCCCCTCTTGATTTGATGGCCCCCAGATGCCCTGCTCCAGGAGGGAAAAACGGGGCTCAGCTAAAAAGGAGCTGGGATTTTGTGTGTGAAGAAGACCACTGCCGTCCCATATCCCCTGTCTCTCTTCTAGACACAGAACTGAAAGTGGAATGCTGGCCACTTCTTGCTGCGATTTCCCCCCAATACCCCCCTGCAGAGGTCCATAGTGGGTTCTTGGGTGGGAAACCAGGCCCTGGGCCCCTTCCCAGAGTGGAAGCAGGGGAGGAGGGAGCCCTTGGCCAGAGGCATGGGCTTTCTGAGCCCTCATCTCGGatctctcctctcttcttcccttaggatggcaaactcaccaaagaGGAAATTGTGGACAAGTACGACCTGTTTGTGGGCAGCCAGGCGACAGACTTTGGCGAAGCGTTAGTACGGCACGATGAGTTCTAAACCAGAGAACCGCCTTtcttaagaaaaaggaaaaaaagagaaaagaaattattttctacTGTTTCGGAATAACGCAAGAAACTCTCACTACAGAGACTGACCGTTTCAGGCAAcaacatggggtggggggggggcagcggcagaaatctctcccatctttgctttattttttcagtCCCACAAGGATGGGAGCTCCGTGTTCTGAAAACCAACTTTCAGTCAccacatttttttgttgtttttatagaTTTGCATGTTTTTATGTCTAACATgttccatttatttttgtattatttttgttcCGCGTGAAATGAAGAATATCTGCCCTGAAACGATAGCCCTAGAAAACAGCACTAGCTTCCccgttgtgtgacttcctcacctttttttttttaattaaaaaaaaatcctgtgtacTGAGCTACAGAATTCCGTAGCGAAATGCCAGAGAACAAGGAgggccaagaagaagggaaaaaggaagagaaacctgCAGTGTTTTGAGTTTCGCCGAGCAGCCTAGCTGAGAATCTAGTGGGCGTATTGTTTCGGTTCAGCCTCATCCTGTTAtccttttaaatgcttggcatttCTCCTCCATACCTGTCTCCCACAGCCGACCGGCCCTCTGGAGAAATGGCATCTGCTTCAGCCAGGGGTTAGACCCTGGAAGCTTCTGCTGCCTGGCTTGGCCATGGCATTAAAACACCCCTTCCTGTTCTGAGATCCTTTTGTATGGGAACTGGGGAGATGTTGCCAATCTTTCTGGGCATTTTCTTGGGATGCTGTATGCTGTGAAGGCCATTCCAGATTTGAGGTTTGCTGCTTGCATGGGGTCCTTTGAAGTCAAAAGGGTGAAGGTGGGGCTCAGGTCTCTCTTCTTGATGCATCAAGAATTTGTCCTATAAGACTGAGCAAATGTGTTTTGAATGCTGAGGGCCAGACCAATGCAGCAATTAAACACATCTGGAAATCCTGCAGTTTCCAAGTGCCTttatctttaaattttttttttaagaaaaggtttCTCATCTGAAGGGAATCCTGGCACAAATCACGCCCCTAGTCATCATGCAGAAAGGACAGTTCTTCCTTTTAAGGAGCCTGGTTGATCAAGGAGCAGCAGTTCAGTATTAAATACCTTTTCTACAAGTATTCCACATCTCTGTCGGATTTTAAGACCTTGTTGCTTAGCCTGTCAGGGAGGACCTTACTCTTACCTCTGAAAGAAAACCATGCCTTCACTCTTGCTCACAGGGTGTCATTTCATTGGCTCTGATTTAATCTTTAAGCCGCATTATTTGAGTGAAAAATAGCTTAGATGGTGACTGGTCTTTCTTCTGTGCTCATATTTTCATTGCCAGTTTGCATAGACATTCAGCCTGCCTTGTGCTCAGCCGAGAGGGTGTGGAGGTGTTCCGTTGATTTCAGCCAGATGTTTTCTTCGTAGGTTTTGGGGGTTCAGCTCAGCCTAGCTGGtattgctcccccctccccagcctgtGGCAGTTCAGTTTCATCCgtgttcttctttttctctcaatGAGACTCAGGAGAGGTGCTTTTTCCAGCGGCTTACACCCTTAAAATGCCTTTCCCCATTTACTCCGAATGTAGAAAGCCAGTTCCTCtttaaaagaacaacagcaaaaaaccCTGCTAGCTTAACAATTGTGAGCTGTTCCGTTTCCTTGGAACCCTGAAGGTTTCGTGGATTGAAAGTCCAAAGTACTATCCTTGCTAAATTTTGACAGTGGGCGGTTTTCATAACAGTAAAAACCAAACCCGACCCTTCTAGCCGTGATTCTATAGAACCAGGGTGGAGTGCAGCTGTTGGGGCCTCCCAAGCATAGCTTTATGTTGGGCATGAACCAGTAGAGAGCGTCTTGTTCAGAAAACCATCCTTCAAGGACAGGAACTACATATGAGTGGAGTTGGGAGATCCAGAAGAGCCGATTCTCCCCTTTGGGTCTCCACAAAAGCATTGCAGAAGAGAAGCAGGAAGCTCACGAAAGGGAGCA is part of the Pogona vitticeps strain Pit_001003342236 chromosome 5, PviZW2.1, whole genome shotgun sequence genome and encodes:
- the CALU gene encoding calumenin isoform X2, which encodes MVVAIRQIVVYLFLGTVCVLSKPTEKKDRVHHDPQLSDKVHDDGQNFDYDHDAFLGAEEAKTFDQLTPEESKERLGMIVNKIDSDKDGFVTEGELKAWIKKAQKKYVYDSVAHQWQEYDMNQDGLISWNEYRNVTYGTYLDDPDPDDGFNYKQMMMRDERRFKMADKDGDLIATKEEFTAFLHPEEYDYMKDIVVQETMEDIDKNGDGFIDLEEYIGDMYSHNGDAEEPEWVKTEREQFVEFRDKNRDGKMDKEETKDWILPSDYDHAEAEARHLVYESDQNKDGKLTKEEIVDKYDLFVGSQATDFGEALVRHDEF
- the CALU gene encoding calumenin isoform X3, with translation MGITMVVAIRQIVVYLFLGTVCVLSKPTEKKDRVHHDPQLSDKVHDDGQNFDYDHDAFLGAEEAKTFDQLTPEESKERLGKIVSKIDEDKDGFVTAEELKAWIKFAQKRWIYEDVERQWKGHDLNEDGLISWEEYKNATYGYILDDPDPDDGFNYKQMMMRDERRFKMADKDGDLIATKEEFTAFLHPEEYDYMKDIVVQETMEDIDKNGDGFIDLEEYIGDMYSHNGDAEEPEWVKTEREQFVEFRDKNRDGKMDKEETKDWILPSDYDHAEAEARHLVYESDQNKDGKLTKEEIVDKYDLFVGSQATDFGEALVRHDEF
- the CALU gene encoding calumenin isoform X4; translation: MVVAIRQIVVYLFLGTVCVLSKPTEKKDRVHHDPQLSDKVHDDGQNFDYDHDAFLGAEEAKTFDQLTPEESKERLGKIVSKIDEDKDGFVTAEELKAWIKFAQKRWIYEDVERQWKGHDLNEDGLISWEEYKNATYGYILDDPDPDDGFNYKQMMMRDERRFKMADKDGDLIATKEEFTAFLHPEEYDYMKDIVVQETMEDIDKNGDGFIDLEEYIGDMYSHNGDAEEPEWVKTEREQFVEFRDKNRDGKMDKEETKDWILPSDYDHAEAEARHLVYESDQNKDGKLTKEEIVDKYDLFVGSQATDFGEALVRHDEF
- the CALU gene encoding calumenin isoform X1, yielding MGITMVVAIRQIVVYLFLGTVCVLSKPTEKKDRVHHDPQLSDKVHDDGQNFDYDHDAFLGAEEAKTFDQLTPEESKERLGMIVNKIDSDKDGFVTEGELKAWIKKAQKKYVYDSVAHQWQEYDMNQDGLISWNEYRNVTYGTYLDDPDPDDGFNYKQMMMRDERRFKMADKDGDLIATKEEFTAFLHPEEYDYMKDIVVQETMEDIDKNGDGFIDLEEYIGDMYSHNGDAEEPEWVKTEREQFVEFRDKNRDGKMDKEETKDWILPSDYDHAEAEARHLVYESDQNKDGKLTKEEIVDKYDLFVGSQATDFGEALVRHDEF